AGCGCTCGGGCCGGGGCGGCCTCCAGCCGTGGGCACACAGTCCCGCAGGCTCACAGTTGCTGACCATGGAAAAGACCTCCGGGTTGAGGGAGTCCATGTGTGCCCAATCCCCACCTCGGCAGCCAGGCCGGACCACGCCGTGCCATCTTGAAATAGCTGAGCCAGGACACCTGGCCGTTCCCAAGGCCTTTATTGGAGGTCAGCTTTAGCTGGGGAGCCCGAggagtcacacacacaccactGCAGCTCCGACCAGACCAAGCACACGAGGTGGTTTGCAGCGTTGTCTCTCAGCAGAGTTGgggctgccatccccacaggaCTATTACAAAAACACTCCTACCTTGTGTTCAAGGCTTGTCTCGGTGTCCGAGTGCAATAGAGGTCGTGGCGATGGATAAAGCAGCTCTGGATGATAAAGTCTTGCTAAGCACTGTTTTCCAGACCTGGGAGTACCTCTGTTAATCCTGGATGTTACATTATCTCATCGTTGTAGGGTTTTTTACTCTCAATAGTGTCCCATGAGCACCTGTGTTTGCATATCATTTCAGAGGGAGCTGTGAAGGTGGGACACTGGAGTGGATactgggacaggggaagagGCAGGCAGGTGGGCGTGGATAAATAAGGAAGTACTGGAACAGGGAAAAAGGACAGACAGCAGCGAACATTAACAATTTGCAAAGACATAAAACATTGCCAGCAAATACTCCATACAAACAACAATTACACTTCACTGGGTAGACGTATATCGacacaaacaacaacaactgGGTGAACACACATTAACACAAACAAATCATCAACAATTCACCTATAACAACCTCCAGCCATTCCTTGGAAACATCCAGGCATGGGGAGTCCACCACATTcttgggcagccccttccagggcctgacagctctttccatgaagaaattcctccctgatGCCTGTGTTTCCTGTCTTCAACACCCTGACACTATTTTAAGGCTATTCTGAGCCACATTAGTCAAAGGTGCATTTCATGCATGTGCACCAAACCTCCTGGAGAAGACGATGCTGCTCAAAGAGAGCAGCCCGTCAGCAGGAGGTGCAGCAATGCAAGCATCAGGCTCCATGCAATGGAGCCAGGCAGGTGTGAGGGAGCacaaagggaaggaggagcaggtgGAAACGTCAggggtgcagaggggacagtgctgcTTGTGCAGCTGCAAGCCAGCACCACGGGGACACTAGTGCCATGATCCCTGCAGGAGGACACCTGTCATTCCCCTTCGCACCAACCCTGCCGAGCCCTTGTGCCTGCAGGAGacatttggaacaccaaagtcTTGACCCTGACAGCTTGGGAGCATTCAGAAGCACAACTGCAAAGCCTCTTCCTTGGATATCCAGAGAGATAACCAGGAAGGCCTTGTTGGAATGGGAAACCACGTTGCAGCTGAAGCAGGGCCCTGGAAGGGAAGCCCAAGTGCTGAGCAGTGGGGAGGTGACTGATGGTGCCAGGTGAGGCTCGTTGTAGCTGCACCACCAGTCCAGGCCAGCTGTTGGGCACAGGCAGACACAAGGGCACAGGACAATTCCAAGGGGAGCAACAGCTGTGGGAATGCACGTCTGAATCTGGGGAAGAACCCAAAGATTTGATGCACCAGAGGGATCAGGAAGACATGTCCAACCTGGATAAAGCAGGAGACAGACAGTTTCCTCCTCCAAGAGTTGGGCTTTGTCCTTATCGGCCGCCACGATAAGAATCCAGCCGTGGTTCCCACTTTTCAGTGAGCCACAGCCAGAATATGGCACATGGGGACCCAGAGGGAGCTCGTGCAGTTcttgagctgctggcagtgccagagccaggcagtggcactggggctggcaaAGGTAAcaggagaaatggaaacagGTCCCTGCTCGAGGCAGCAGGGGAATcctctcctggcccagctcaCCTTCCCGGCTCCCTCTACACAACACGGTGGAGGCTCTGGGCCTCTGGGGCCGGGACTATGACCATGTGAAGAAAGGTccatccaggctggagaggctgcccagggtgaGACAGTGCAGCCACGCTGGTTGAGAGGCTCCCTGGGACACTGTCCTGAGGGGCAGAGGAGTCCAGGGAGGCTGGACATTCTGCAAGGAGCAATCCCTGAAGGTGCAGGCAGGAACAGGCCATGCTCGTGTGCCCAAAGACGAGCTGGTGAAGAAACGGAGCAGCTAAGCAGGAAGCTTTTGCTGGGActcaaggaaaacacagaatttgcaGCTTTGGAAgaagggcagcactgctggatgaCAGCAAGGACGAATTTGGGGCATGCagggagaaagacagaaaggcAGAGGCCCAGCTGGGACTGAATTTGGTCAATGCCACAAGGGAGGAGAGAAACTGCTTTTACAAATACATCAGCAACACCAGGAGGAACGAGAACAATCTTAACTTTTATTAAATGCAGGGAGAAACATTGGCACAAGGGGTGAGGAAATCCCTGAGGTACTGATGCCTTCTGTGGGTGTCCCGAGCTCGTGGTTGCCTGCAGCAACCTTTGGCCttccctcagcagggacagaaagaaaactacAGCCAAGCAAAAAGCATCCAAGGGAATAACAACAGCCAATGAAACAGCATGCAAGCAGAGCCTAAGCAGTTCCTATACTAAATGGGGAGGTGAAGAATTCTTGGCATCCCATTAACTTCTTCTTGAGAGTCTTCCTCGTGAGTTCTTCTCTGCATGTCTCTTCCTGGGATGCTTATCTCTCGGATTCATAGACACGCCTGATGCGTTGAATCCACGACAATTCAGACTTCTTCAACTGGGAAGCACCATGGACACTGTCAGTACAGGGGCAACTCTCGgaggagctccctgcccagtTCTGCTCCACATCCTGTGCCTCCTGGTTATCCTTCCTCTCTCGCTGTGGCAGATTTACACAGAACCTGtaaaaaacagaaagggaaaataggGATACAAAGAGAAGGCAGCTGGTGATGGAGGCTGTGGGCaccagggctgcctgtgctctgctcttccctgtcTGGGAAGCAGCCGCTGCAGGAGTGGGGAAGAGCCATTTCCAGGGCTGCAAACCAATGCAGTGTGCACGGTCAGTGGGGAGCAAAAGGCTTCTGGGCATCACATCCCCAGAGGTCCCTGCTCCCGGTCCGTATGCAGGGAGATTTggccagggagggctgcagcaggtgcCAGCACCTCTCCCTGCTCGGGTGGGGTGTGTCAGCAGAGCCTAAGGGAGATGGGGAGCCCCAACAGGGATGGCAACGGCTAGAGTAGCTGGAAATGAGCGCGGGATGGAAAAGGCAACTGGAGAGGATGGGAGTGAGTTCTTCACCAGCCAAtgtggggacagagtggggaaaAGTCGGGCAGAGCCATCAGCAGACCAGAGTGTTCTGAAAACACACAGGTATGGCTTGTGAGCACATACATTTGGGAGCGCACTGGAGCCCAGGACATCCATCCCAGCGCTGCCATGGGAAGGGCTGGttgggctgggagctcctggctcaggagctcaggacccccttcccagggctccccCAAACACGATGTGTTTgaaacacagccagggcagtcctgggcactggcagcaccTGCGTGGCTGCGGGGCTCCAGGAGGAGTTTCTGTGCACAGCAAAGACTcttggtggcacagcaggggcaTGGGCAGGCAGCAGTTACCTTCTCAGGCAGAGGGTCCTGCTGTGGCAGCGTTGGCAGTCAGGTTCACGAGGTCGGGAGCgcttctgggggtggaaaatGGGAGATTTGTAAACATTGGCTTTCCTGTAATATTCAGccaaagaggagagggagaaaactCTCATTGCTGTGTGGCTGAAGGcaggagagcaaagcaaagctgggGAGAGTGGGGACAGAAGGCAGGACCAGCTTCCCCCAGGCAAGCTGAACCCTGCTGAGCCAGGCACTGTGGAAGCTGCCACAACCTCCAGGCTTGGAAAAACATCTCCCATGGTACCAGCATGTGCAGGGGCATCTGCAGGGGCACCTGGGGCTCATCACCTGGGCACTCCAGCTACGAGACAGACAGCTGTGTGTCAAACAAGACACTGGCTTACCTGGAAGACACACTTCACTATCAGATAAAcgaagatgaagaaaaacagcaaagccaCAGAGATGATGACGTACACCACAACCTCCAGATTCTGCagtgaggaaaggaaggaagatgaCATTGGTCAGAGGATTGATCCTTCCATTCTCCTTGGCCCAGAAGGACACAGGCAGCggtgcccagcagctctcctaCCTTCCTTGGCAGTTTCTTGCCTTTCCCCAAAGCCATGTGGATGATCATGTTCTCCTGCTGAGGACACTGGTCCATGGCATCAGAGGCTTCCTGGTTCTCTTGCCTCTCACGGAGCACATTTACTAGCAGCCTGGTCTTTGAGACCATCTTGGCACAGGCCTGCTTCAGCTGGGGCAGGCTGCAGTCCATCTTCAGGGTTCGCTCCACGTGGGCCATGAACGTTTGCAGCCCTTTGTCCGCCTCCAGAAGCTGCTGGTGAAGATCAAGCGCGGTTTCCAAGAGTTCTCCTGGAACCAGCGCAACGTCTGGACTGCGGGGGCTCCAAGGTTTATTGAGGGGCACGGAGCCTTTCTCCTCTGTGGTGTCAGGGGAGATCAGGGGGTGCCTGCCTAGAGAGGATTGCTCCTCTTCAGCCAAGgcctctccccagctgctggcagcagggcggCTCTGAACCGACGGGTCAGAGAGAAAATCCAGGTTCCTCTTTAGACCCTGGTCAGCTCTGGGCTTTGGCTCCACTTTGACTCCCGACCTCCAAACCTGGTACAAAAGCTGCTTATGTCCAACCCAATTCCGGCTGTCGTCCCTCTTGTGCCGTTTGTGTCTCCTGATGTAGTTCCTCCTGGGAGCTGGATCTTCCTCCTCATCTCTGCGTTGTCCAGTGACAGAGGCACCGTAAGCACGGTGTAATCCACCGCCTACATCCGAGGGGTTTAATCGGTGTCGGTTTAAATGTGACTGCATCTCCTGTTGATCCCAGCTTGAGGGTGTCTTTTCCAACACGTCCTTCAGCCGGGGAGGCTGGCGCTGGTATGGGAGAAGGCTTTTTGCAGTCTGGATGCTTTTGGACGTGTGCAGTTTCTTCATGTGCAGCTTCTTCTTGAGCTGGGTCCTCACGTCATCAACACTTGGTATGCCTGTGTTCTCCAAGAGATGCTGAGGGGGATAGGAATTGCTTCTGGAATTGTCCAGGCTGCTGACATCATCCTCAGCACTTGGGGTCAAGGCAATCACAAGTGTTGCAGTTCTGTCATCTCCCAGTGAAGGCTCCTTGGGCTTGAGGTTCAACATTGGGCTGGTGCTCAGCGTTCTGGGCTGTTCCATGTCCAGTGTTTCTCCCCGTGTCTGTACCAGACTTCTTTGAGCTGGAGAACACCAAGAGAGCAGGTCAGCGGCtgagcacaaacacaggctcAGAAGTTACCCCGAGCTGCAGGAGCTCGTCTCGTctcagggccaggcagggcGAGAGCAGAGTGGGAGATGTGTTGTGGAGGGGAGAAGAGCCCTTCAATCCATCCCATTATGCCCTTTTCCCTACACCTTTGCACTGGGGATCCCAGGGAGCCGTTCCTACTCCAGACAGTATGTGACACACAAGATCTGGACAATCAGCAGGAACTTTCCAACCCCAGGTGTTTTGTCCAAGTCCTGTACTCCAAGAGGAGATCAGGACCCCCCAAGttgtggcagtgctgcagcatgtCCCCAGGCTCAAGAGAAGTGGCAGATTTgagctccccccagcccctccggACACCAACCGCACTGCGGGGCGCTGGTGCTGCACAGCTTCTTGCAGGGGAACAGGATGCTCCTGCACGGGCTCTCGGTGAAGGGACTCTCCTTGCACAGGCAGCaggccacttccctgggcacttGGCTAAAGACAAGAGGAGATTATTGCAGGAATACCCAGCCCATGGCTCCCAGACCAGCTCAGGGAGCACACGGATACCACGCATGGGACTTGTGCTCCATTGTgtgccacagctctggaaaagtCCCCTCACTCCGAATGCAAAACATTCCAAAGGGGATTGAATCCTGCAATGTGGAACTGCTCCCAAAATACCACGTGGCACAGAAATGCACCCGCCTGCCATTCAAACTCCCCTGTGAGAAACCTGCAGCAAGTCACCCAAAAGGTGAAACTACGCCTCTGAGCTGCTGAGTATTTGCAGGCTGCCAGGAAGAAGCAGCCACTCTTGAGCTTACTGGGATTCTTCTGCCTGTGTGGCACAGG
The window above is part of the Catharus ustulatus isolate bCatUst1 chromosome 8, bCatUst1.pri.v2, whole genome shotgun sequence genome. Proteins encoded here:
- the LOC116999537 gene encoding leucine-rich repeat-containing protein 37A3-like isoform X1 gives rise to the protein MLLAPSSRRTGPIPLCDLLFPQKPLWEWPHADPQRHFPGLARDAVSPGGVSGPRAKERHGRASLCRLSAGSVGKSSCALWKALTVPVDVSQGAAGACSWKGPFPCPAHLLHGFLDTGQAIATCPAHPAPVPAISPDRALLFLRILSHNPLAVIADAAFFKLPSVMSLDLSATQVTPQTLLLLLQTTLSLETLQVPREVACCLCKESPFTESPCRSILFPCKKLCSTSAPQCAQRSLVQTRGETLDMEQPRTLSTSPMLNLKPKEPSLGDDRTATLVIALTPSAEDDVSSLDNSRSNSYPPQHLLENTGIPSVDDVRTQLKKKLHMKKLHTSKSIQTAKSLLPYQRQPPRLKDVLEKTPSSWDQQEMQSHLNRHRLNPSDVGGGLHRAYGASVTGQRRDEEEDPAPRRNYIRRHKRHKRDDSRNWVGHKQLLYQVWRSGVKVEPKPRADQGLKRNLDFLSDPSVQSRPAASSWGEALAEEEQSSLGRHPLISPDTTEEKGSVPLNKPWSPRSPDVALVPGELLETALDLHQQLLEADKGLQTFMAHVERTLKMDCSLPQLKQACAKMVSKTRLLVNVLRERQENQEASDAMDQCPQQENMIIHMALGKGKKLPRKNLEVVVYVIISVALLFFFIFVYLIVKCVFQKRSRPREPDCQRCHSRTLCLRRFCVNLPQRERKDNQEAQDVEQNWAGSSSESCPCTDSVHGASQLKKSELSWIQRIRRVYESER
- the LOC116999537 gene encoding leucine-rich repeat-containing protein 37A3-like isoform X2, giving the protein MLLAPSSRRTGPIPLCDLLFPQKPLWEWPHADPQRHFPGLARDAVSPGGVSGPRAKERHGRASLCRLSAGSVGKSSCALWKALTVPVDVSQGAAGACSWKGPFPCPAHLLHGFLDTGQAIATCPAHPAPVPAISPDRALLFLRILSHNPLAVIADAAFFKLPSVMSLDLSATQVTPQTLLLLLQTTLSLETLQVPREVACCLCKESPFTESPCRSILFPCKKLCSTSAPQCAQRSLVQTRGETLDMEQPRTLSTSPMLNLKPKEPSLGDDRTATLVIALTPSAEDDVSSLDNSRSNSYPPQHLLENTGIPSVDDVRTQLKKKLHMKKLHTSKSIQTAKSLLPYQRQPPRLKDVLEKTPSSWDQQEMQSHLNRHRLNPSDVGGGLHRAYGASVTGQRRDEEEDPAPRRNYIRRHKRHKRDDSRNWVGHKQLLYQVWRSGVKVEPKPRADQGLKRNLDFLSDPSVQSRPAASSWGEALAEEEQSSLGRHPLISPDTTEEKGSVPLNKPWSPRSPDVALVPGELLETALDLHQQLLEADKGLQTFMAHVERTLKMDCSLPQLKQACAKMVSKTRLLVNVLRERQENQEASDAMDQCPQQENMIIHMALGKGKKLPRKNLEVVVYVIISVALLFFFIFVYLIVKCVFQVLCKSATAREEG